One region of Bartonella alsatica genomic DNA includes:
- a CDS encoding cytochrome b N-terminal domain-containing protein — MRFSLFFIAVYIHLARVFYYGFYKNMYEIVWVTDICVCITMMVIAFLVMSWFEGDDVCFCSFSGF; from the coding sequence ATGAGATTCTCGCTCTTTTTTATCGCTGTTTATATTCATTTAGCGCGTGTATTTTATTATGGTTTTTATAAAAATATGTACGAAATTGTATGGGTTACGGACATTTGCGTTTGTATCACCATGATGGTAATAGCGTTTTTGGTTATGAGCTGGTTTGAGGGGGATGATGTCTGTTTCTGTAGTTTCAGCGGTTTCTGA
- a CDS encoding DUF58 domain-containing protein, with translation MAIGKKVFKKSPMSLAAKLHEDTTRMPYFLLQAHRIANTLITGWHGQYKRGNGENFWQFRPYVEGESITRIDWRRSARDEHTYLREHEWQTTQTVWLWPDQSASMHYCSRFSKISKGDHAIILTLALASLLAHSGEHIAIPNLMPPTMTTNVLERMALALANHQNENSFPNFSTVTHFSHVIIISDFLDDLEKIIQHLTILSTKQVTAHLIEIVDPAEENFPYKGRTEFFDPETKEKYIFGKVERLRENYCKLYQERRQELANFCSRQEWTYHVSITNQPFTKTILHLANKMGASLSHSRRLR, from the coding sequence ATGGCCATTGGCAAAAAAGTCTTTAAAAAGTCTCCCATGTCACTTGCTGCTAAGCTGCATGAAGATACCACTCGAATGCCATATTTTCTTTTACAAGCACATCGGATCGCTAACACACTAATAACTGGATGGCATGGACAATATAAACGGGGGAACGGAGAAAATTTTTGGCAATTTCGCCCTTATGTGGAAGGAGAATCTATTACACGCATTGACTGGCGTCGCTCAGCGCGTGATGAACACACTTACCTACGTGAACACGAATGGCAAACAACACAAACAGTCTGGCTTTGGCCTGATCAAAGTGCATCTATGCATTACTGTTCGCGCTTTTCCAAAATCTCTAAAGGTGATCATGCCATCATTCTTACTCTTGCATTGGCATCACTTCTTGCACACAGCGGCGAACATATTGCTATCCCCAACTTAATGCCCCCTACAATGACAACCAATGTACTAGAACGTATGGCACTAGCTTTAGCAAATCACCAAAATGAAAATTCATTTCCAAACTTTTCAACTGTTACGCATTTTTCACATGTTATTATAATAAGTGACTTTCTCGATGATCTTGAAAAGATTATCCAACATCTAACCATTTTATCCACAAAACAGGTCACTGCTCATCTAATTGAAATTGTTGATCCCGCAGAAGAAAATTTTCCTTACAAAGGTCGTACAGAATTTTTTGACCCTGAAACAAAAGAAAAGTATATTTTCGGAAAAGTAGAAAGGCTTCGCGAAAACTACTGCAAGCTATATCAAGAAAGACGACAAGAACTAGCAAATTTTTGCTCACGCCAAGAATGGACCTATCACGTGAGTATAACAAATCAGCCTTTCACAAAAACCATTTTGCATCTTGCAAACAAAATGGGGGCTTCTCTATCTCACAGTAGGAGGTTGCGTTGA
- a CDS encoding PRC-barrel domain-containing protein: protein MKKIAYTTLVSVLMASSTYAQSFAEPSKSEMISSMGIVQVGSDKSVRYVTPLATDFVASSLIGANVYNLENENIGEVKDIILRDNNIAGFVIAVGGFLGIGESYVVVSPEVIQMTNDYGKWKLVTNATKDSLKEAPTFKYEGRWAR, encoded by the coding sequence ATGAAAAAAATTGCGTATACTACTCTTGTATCAGTTTTAATGGCTTCTAGTACTTATGCTCAGTCTTTCGCAGAACCTTCTAAATCTGAAATGATTTCTTCTATGGGAATCGTACAGGTGGGGTCAGATAAGTCTGTGCGTTATGTTACACCTTTAGCAACGGATTTTGTTGCTTCAAGCCTTATTGGTGCAAATGTATACAATTTAGAGAATGAAAATATTGGGGAAGTAAAAGATATTATTTTGCGTGACAATAACATTGCGGGGTTTGTAATTGCTGTTGGTGGTTTCCTTGGTATAGGGGAGAGTTATGTAGTCGTTTCTCCAGAAGTAATTCAGATGACAAATGATTATGGTAAGTGGAAACTTGTTACCAATGCAACAAAGGATTCTTTAAAGGAAGCTCCAACATTTAAATACGAAGGACGTTGGGCACGTTAA
- a CDS encoding tRNA (cytidine(34)-2'-O)-methyltransferase, whose product MTLHIALFQPDIAGNTGTILRLSACFALHVHIIEPAGFNLSDRNLKRASLDYLEYTSLERHIDWQHFVSSMRYFKRRLLLLTTKAETSYTQICYQKNDVLLFGRESAGVPDYVHKAVDYALKIPIQPHTRSLNLAMSVAITTGEALRQIGYNQRKEAL is encoded by the coding sequence ATGACACTTCATATTGCACTTTTTCAACCTGATATTGCTGGTAATACTGGAACCATTTTGCGTCTTAGTGCCTGTTTTGCTTTACATGTTCACATTATTGAACCTGCCGGTTTTAATCTGTCGGATCGCAACCTCAAACGAGCAAGTTTGGATTACCTCGAATATACCTCACTAGAACGACATATTGATTGGCAACATTTTGTAAGCTCCATGAGATATTTTAAGCGTCGTCTTTTGCTTTTGACCACAAAAGCAGAAACATCCTATACGCAAATATGCTATCAAAAAAACGATGTTTTACTTTTTGGTCGTGAATCAGCAGGAGTTCCCGATTATGTTCATAAAGCTGTTGACTACGCATTAAAAATTCCCATTCAGCCACATACGCGCTCTTTAAATCTTGCAATGAGTGTGGCCATAACAACAGGAGAAGCACTTCGCCAAATTGGTTATAATCAAAGGAAAGAAGCTTTATAA
- the pth gene encoding aminoacyl-tRNA hydrolase yields MWLIAGLGNPGSKYQNNRHNIGFMAIDAIYQSLSFSPWSKKFQAEISNGLINDEKTFLIKPQTFMNFSGQAIGEVLRFYKLDVKNLIIIYDELDLPPGKVRVKIGGGNNGHNGIKSIDAHCGIEYYRVRLGIGRPNSKEFVHQHVLGDFTKSDQEWLPLVLKALAKNIALLLKGDKCSFINEISQEIKNKKARDNNSFL; encoded by the coding sequence ATGTGGCTTATTGCTGGTCTTGGAAATCCTGGTTCAAAATATCAAAATAATCGCCATAATATCGGTTTCATGGCTATCGATGCTATTTATCAGTCCTTATCTTTTTCTCCATGGTCGAAAAAATTTCAAGCTGAAATCTCCAATGGCCTCATAAATGATGAAAAAACTTTTCTTATAAAACCACAAACTTTCATGAATTTCTCCGGCCAAGCTATTGGTGAAGTCTTGCGATTTTATAAATTAGATGTGAAGAATTTGATTATCATTTATGATGAGCTAGACTTACCACCAGGAAAAGTACGTGTAAAAATCGGTGGAGGAAATAATGGACATAATGGTATAAAATCTATCGATGCCCATTGCGGTATTGAATATTACCGTGTACGTTTAGGAATTGGACGACCTAATTCGAAGGAGTTTGTTCACCAGCACGTTCTAGGAGATTTTACAAAATCCGATCAAGAATGGTTACCTCTTGTCTTAAAGGCACTTGCAAAAAACATTGCTCTCCTTCTAAAGGGTGACAAGTGTTCTTTTATAAATGAAATCTCACAAGAAATAAAAAATAAAAAAGCTCGCGATAACAACTCTTTTCTCTAG
- a CDS encoding AAA family ATPase, with amino-acid sequence MNQYDTSSNSIKKANIDHKAQRIIDDIDTTHKELNILQQEIDKVIFGQNHIIEYALIAIFAGGHALLVGAPGLAKTRLVETLGTVLGLDEKRIQFTPDLMPSDIIGSEIMDSDKNGKRSFRYVQGPIFTQLLMADEINRASPRTQSALLQAMQEYHVTVAGIRYDLPQPFHVLATQNPLEQEGTYPLPEAQLDRFLMQIDIDYPDLTTERRIILETTREKNQKTKPILSTKKLQKIQKLVRQMPLSENVIEAILKIVRSARPDKGNILANTYIAWGPGPRASQALSLCVRARALYHGRLAPSLDDIEALAHPVLQHRMALNFSARTEGITVKDIINDLMKGIF; translated from the coding sequence ATGAATCAATATGATACGTCATCTAATTCTATTAAAAAGGCCAATATCGATCATAAAGCGCAAAGAATTATTGATGATATTGATACAACACACAAAGAATTGAATATACTACAACAAGAAATTGACAAAGTTATCTTTGGGCAAAATCATATTATTGAATATGCTTTAATAGCTATCTTTGCTGGTGGACACGCTCTTCTTGTTGGTGCCCCAGGACTTGCTAAAACGCGTCTTGTTGAAACTTTGGGAACAGTATTGGGGCTTGATGAAAAACGCATTCAATTTACCCCCGATTTAATGCCATCAGATATTATCGGTTCTGAAATTATGGACTCTGACAAAAATGGTAAACGTTCTTTCCGCTACGTCCAAGGTCCAATTTTTACTCAACTCCTCATGGCTGATGAAATTAATCGTGCCTCTCCGCGCACACAATCAGCTCTATTACAAGCCATGCAAGAATATCATGTTACTGTTGCTGGTATTCGTTATGATTTGCCTCAACCTTTTCATGTTCTTGCAACCCAAAATCCTCTCGAGCAAGAAGGAACTTATCCACTTCCTGAAGCACAATTAGATCGCTTTTTGATGCAAATTGATATTGATTATCCTGATCTTACCACAGAACGACGTATCATTTTAGAAACTACAAGAGAGAAAAACCAAAAAACAAAACCGATCTTGTCAACCAAAAAACTGCAAAAAATTCAAAAGCTTGTTCGTCAAATGCCACTCTCAGAAAATGTTATAGAAGCCATTTTAAAGATTGTACGTTCAGCTCGCCCTGATAAAGGAAACATTCTTGCAAATACTTATATTGCTTGGGGACCTGGTCCACGAGCATCACAAGCACTTTCACTTTGTGTCCGCGCCCGTGCCCTTTATCATGGACGTTTAGCCCCCTCGCTTGATGATATTGAAGCATTAGCTCATCCCGTACTACAACACCGCATGGCACTTAATTTTTCTGCACGTACTGAAGGTATAACTGTAAAAGATATTATCAATGATCTTATGAAGGGCATTTTTTAA
- the ychF gene encoding redox-regulated ATPase YchF, with product MGFKCGIVGLPNVGKSTLFNALTKTATAQAANYPFCTIEPNTGEVAVPDLRMEKIASIAGSKEIIPTRISFVDIAGLVRGASKGEGLGNKFLANIREVDAIIHVLRCFQDEDISHVEGRIDPISDAITVETELMLADLESLERRIVQIRKRATGKDKEALTILPVMETALNLLNKGNPARLLLKDISPDEHRILENLNLLTSKPVLYVCNVSESDAAHGNSLTQTVEKMAIEKSAQSIIISASIEAEIAQLNETEASEYLNTLELFEPSLNRLIRAGYSLLDLITYFTCGPKETRAWTIMRGTKAPQAAGVIHSDFERGFIRAQTISYEDYIALGGENGAKEAGKARDEGKEYVVQDGDIMLFKHNT from the coding sequence ATGGGTTTTAAATGTGGTATTGTGGGATTACCTAATGTTGGTAAATCCACCCTTTTTAATGCATTAACAAAAACAGCCACGGCACAAGCCGCCAATTATCCTTTTTGCACAATCGAGCCCAATACCGGTGAAGTTGCTGTTCCAGATTTGCGTATGGAAAAAATTGCATCTATCGCTGGTTCGAAAGAAATAATTCCTACACGCATCAGTTTTGTTGACATTGCCGGACTTGTACGTGGCGCTTCAAAAGGTGAAGGCTTAGGCAATAAATTCTTAGCCAACATCCGTGAAGTTGATGCTATTATTCATGTTTTACGTTGTTTTCAAGATGAAGATATCTCCCATGTAGAAGGACGCATTGACCCTATTTCTGATGCCATAACTGTTGAAACAGAACTTATGCTTGCAGATCTCGAAAGTCTTGAGCGACGCATTGTACAAATCCGTAAACGTGCAACCGGAAAAGATAAAGAAGCTCTCACAATTCTTCCTGTTATGGAAACAGCATTAAACTTACTGAACAAAGGAAATCCTGCTCGATTATTGCTCAAAGACATCTCTCCCGATGAACACCGTATTCTTGAGAATTTAAATCTTTTAACTTCCAAACCCGTTCTTTATGTTTGCAATGTTAGCGAAAGCGATGCTGCCCATGGAAATAGCTTGACTCAAACAGTTGAAAAAATGGCAATAGAGAAAAGCGCTCAAAGCATTATCATTTCTGCTTCTATCGAAGCTGAAATCGCCCAACTTAATGAAACAGAAGCCTCAGAATATCTTAATACTTTAGAGCTCTTTGAACCGAGTCTAAACCGGCTCATTCGCGCTGGTTACTCTTTGCTTGACCTCATTACTTATTTCACCTGTGGTCCTAAGGAAACACGAGCGTGGACAATCATGCGTGGCACTAAAGCCCCTCAAGCAGCTGGCGTTATCCATTCAGATTTTGAACGTGGTTTTATTCGTGCCCAAACTATAAGCTACGAGGATTATATTGCTTTAGGTGGTGAAAACGGCGCAAAAGAAGCAGGAAAAGCCCGTGATGAAGGTAAAGAATACGTTGTGCAAGATGGTGACATCATGTTGTTTAAGCATAATACCTAA
- a CDS encoding CCA tRNA nucleotidyltransferase, whose protein sequence is MNIRQNFEQVEWLQHSEIQTLLRVLSMGGEEARIVGGAVRNQLLEKPISDIDIATTCLPQQVIVRVEEVGFKAIPTGVAFGTVTVVTQSCSYEVTTLRSDIETDGRHAKVVFGRDWKKDAERRDFTINALYCDAAGRLYDDVGGLNDIASQTIRFIGIAENRIREDYLRILRFFRFFAWYGAGRPDVQGLKACVCLKDGLNKLSSERIWGEMKKLLAALDPTRALLWMRQSGILTRIFPETEKWGIDAIHALVKTEQILGWKVDPLLRLESLLPPDTVRLHEMAQRLRLSHKETVRLKGWAELEMINSKCSDYFVQKLIYFHGRQPVLDQLSLSVASSYVGALEKSENLQKAEDYVRLYQLAQKWQIPSFPVNGKDLMRKGFSKGVLLGKKLKELEMIWIESQFLMDRNALLEKVDL, encoded by the coding sequence GTGAATATAAGACAGAATTTTGAACAGGTTGAGTGGTTGCAGCATAGTGAAATCCAAACACTTCTTCGCGTTTTATCTATGGGTGGTGAAGAGGCACGTATTGTGGGGGGGGCAGTGCGCAATCAATTGTTAGAGAAGCCTATTAGCGATATTGATATTGCTACAACTTGTTTACCGCAACAGGTTATAGTGCGCGTAGAAGAAGTGGGGTTTAAAGCTATTCCGACAGGTGTTGCTTTTGGTACAGTTACTGTAGTGACTCAGTCATGTTCTTATGAGGTAACAACGCTTCGCTCTGATATTGAAACGGATGGTCGTCACGCAAAAGTGGTTTTTGGTCGTGATTGGAAAAAAGATGCTGAGCGGCGAGATTTTACTATTAATGCACTTTATTGTGATGCTGCTGGACGTCTTTATGATGATGTCGGGGGCTTGAATGATATTGCTAGCCAGACAATACGTTTTATTGGTATTGCAGAAAATCGTATTCGTGAAGATTATTTACGTATTTTGCGTTTTTTTCGCTTTTTTGCTTGGTATGGGGCAGGACGACCTGATGTACAAGGATTAAAAGCATGTGTTTGTTTAAAAGATGGTCTGAACAAGCTTTCATCTGAGCGCATTTGGGGAGAAATGAAAAAACTGCTCGCAGCTTTAGATCCAACGCGTGCTCTTTTATGGATGCGTCAAAGTGGAATTTTGACACGCATTTTTCCTGAAACAGAAAAGTGGGGCATTGATGCGATACATGCATTGGTGAAAACAGAACAGATTCTTGGTTGGAAAGTTGATCCCTTGTTACGATTAGAAAGCCTTCTCCCACCTGATACTGTACGTCTTCATGAAATGGCGCAGCGCTTACGTTTATCTCATAAGGAAACAGTGCGGTTAAAAGGATGGGCAGAGTTGGAAATGATTAATTCAAAATGTTCAGATTATTTTGTGCAAAAACTGATTTATTTTCATGGTCGACAGCCGGTATTAGATCAATTATCTTTGTCTGTGGCTTCATCATATGTTGGTGCTCTGGAGAAAAGTGAGAATTTACAAAAAGCAGAAGATTATGTCAGGCTTTATCAGCTTGCTCAAAAATGGCAGATTCCGTCTTTTCCTGTTAATGGTAAGGATTTAATGAGAAAAGGTTTTTCTAAAGGGGTTCTTTTGGGAAAAAAGCTTAAAGAGCTTGAAATGATATGGATTGAAAGCCAATTTTTAATGGATCGTAATGCCTTATTGGAAAAAGTTGATTTATAA
- a CDS encoding DUF4159 domain-containing protein: MSFAAPLLLLGLLSLPIIWWLLRITPPSPSKELFPPSRFLPKPTNQQETTNYTPWWLLLLRLTLAALIIIALAQPIWNQKPIALSQSQPLAIIIDNGWASTKEWKKRISVAETLLAQAEKYQKDVYFLATAENDVSNIGPLPAKTIKQHLMYLQPRPWSVNRMHALKKLIEITKGEPLDIAYLSDGLQTNDDDQIFTLIEKLKPKTFLWYLTDISDLIAITAIENNNGNMAARVIRSTTHGKLQATLNLYDANNQLLGHFTTNFLEGEATTLVPFNVPLELRNDIAWIKINNQPHAAATFLVGSRNKVSRVALLSPNTNEMVQPLLSPFYYIIKALQDHTQLITADGRELSIDIDHLLKQNPSVFIIGDIVNMSEEVEKKLSEFVNKGGTLIRFAGENLSAAEHSDSLLPVSLHSGKRLLGSIMSWTKPQKLAPFAKNSLFFDLPFPEDVTVSRQILAEPSPDLFEKTWLSLSDGTPLITATERGKGTLILIHIAPDPTWSNLPLSGFFAQMLQKLITLSAYKDTNLTHIKKGTTIQNPWRTITADGQLQIPPSYVVPLILGPQDTPTPSYLTPPGLYGVKNNFYALNLLNHSSHLMKQTSLPPSLSERPLSYDTKEKYLIGPLLGLAILLFAFDNFLVLWIGGAFFLNRQRNMLLFLPLTICLIAFFSHILTVHAQDIENHNETIIQAAGAAHLAYVVTHNHEIDTTSKSGLEALSQFIAERTMLSPGSVIALDLDKDELAFYPLIYWPIDANSPLPTQKSLEKINSFMKHGGTILFDTRDQISTNLNLKGTATPATQRLRAILKGLSIPTIEPASNDHVIARSFYIMPDFPGLYRGSPLWVESSSTNKKNKSSLISGDNVSSLLITANNFAGAWALDEKGMWKYPLIPNDPMQRLWSFRAGLNIVIYVLTGNYKADQVHVPALLERFKRERRQ, encoded by the coding sequence TTGAGTTTTGCTGCTCCTTTATTATTATTAGGGCTTTTATCCTTACCAATCATTTGGTGGTTGTTACGAATAACACCTCCATCCCCAAGTAAAGAACTATTTCCTCCTTCACGATTCCTTCCAAAACCAACCAATCAGCAAGAAACTACAAACTACACACCTTGGTGGTTATTGTTATTACGATTAACTCTAGCAGCACTTATTATCATCGCTTTGGCGCAGCCCATTTGGAATCAAAAACCAATTGCACTCTCTCAATCTCAACCTCTCGCAATCATTATTGATAATGGATGGGCATCAACGAAAGAGTGGAAGAAGCGTATTTCTGTCGCTGAAACCCTTCTTGCACAAGCAGAAAAATATCAAAAAGATGTTTATTTCCTTGCGACAGCTGAAAATGATGTCTCCAATATAGGTCCCCTGCCTGCAAAGACTATAAAACAACATTTAATGTATCTGCAACCTCGCCCCTGGTCTGTCAATCGTATGCATGCACTCAAAAAACTGATTGAAATAACCAAAGGTGAACCTCTTGATATTGCTTACTTAAGCGATGGATTACAAACAAATGATGATGACCAAATTTTCACTTTAATTGAAAAGTTAAAACCCAAAACTTTCTTATGGTATTTAACTGACATTTCTGACTTAATCGCTATAACAGCCATAGAAAACAACAATGGAAATATGGCAGCACGTGTCATCCGTTCAACAACACACGGCAAACTTCAAGCCACTTTAAACCTTTACGATGCAAATAATCAACTTCTTGGCCATTTTACAACAAACTTCCTTGAAGGAGAAGCAACAACGCTTGTTCCTTTTAATGTGCCTCTTGAACTCCGTAATGACATTGCTTGGATAAAAATCAACAACCAACCCCATGCTGCTGCTACCTTCCTAGTGGGTAGCCGTAATAAAGTGAGTCGCGTTGCTCTCCTCTCGCCCAATACCAATGAAATGGTACAACCTCTGCTCTCTCCATTTTACTATATTATAAAAGCATTACAAGACCATACACAGCTTATTACTGCTGACGGGAGAGAGCTTTCTATTGATATTGATCACCTGCTTAAACAAAATCCTTCTGTTTTCATTATAGGTGATATTGTCAATATGTCAGAAGAAGTCGAAAAAAAGCTATCTGAGTTCGTAAATAAAGGTGGAACACTCATTCGCTTTGCAGGAGAAAACTTAAGTGCTGCTGAACACTCTGATAGTCTCCTTCCAGTATCACTGCATTCTGGTAAACGTTTGCTTGGAAGTATTATGTCTTGGACAAAACCGCAAAAACTTGCACCATTTGCAAAAAACAGCTTATTCTTTGATCTTCCTTTTCCAGAAGATGTTACTGTCTCACGTCAAATTTTAGCAGAACCTAGCCCAGACCTTTTTGAAAAAACGTGGCTCAGTCTTTCTGATGGAACACCTCTTATTACAGCAACTGAACGTGGAAAAGGAACTCTCATCCTTATTCATATCGCTCCTGATCCCACATGGTCAAACCTCCCTTTATCTGGCTTCTTTGCACAAATGTTACAAAAACTGATCACATTAAGTGCCTATAAAGACACAAATCTAACACACATAAAAAAAGGGACAACAATACAAAATCCCTGGCGAACAATAACCGCCGACGGACAATTACAAATACCTCCTTCTTATGTTGTTCCACTAATCCTTGGTCCTCAAGATACACCCACGCCCTCTTATCTTACTCCTCCTGGGCTTTACGGTGTAAAAAATAATTTTTATGCACTTAATCTTTTAAATCATTCATCGCACTTGATGAAACAAACGTCATTGCCACCTTCCTTAAGCGAGCGTCCTTTATCTTACGACACAAAAGAAAAATATCTCATTGGTCCACTTTTAGGATTAGCCATCTTATTATTCGCTTTTGATAATTTTCTTGTTTTATGGATAGGAGGCGCTTTTTTTCTTAACCGACAGCGCAATATGCTTCTTTTTCTCCCCCTTACAATATGTCTCATTGCCTTTTTTTCACATATACTGACAGTTCATGCACAAGATATAGAAAATCATAACGAAACCATAATACAAGCAGCTGGAGCGGCACATCTTGCTTACGTTGTAACTCATAACCATGAAATTGATACAACAAGTAAGAGTGGTTTAGAAGCACTGAGTCAATTTATCGCAGAACGTACAATGCTCTCGCCTGGCTCCGTAATAGCGCTTGATCTCGATAAAGATGAACTTGCCTTCTATCCTCTTATTTATTGGCCAATTGATGCTAACAGTCCTTTACCAACACAAAAGAGTCTTGAAAAAATAAATAGTTTTATGAAACACGGAGGCACAATTTTATTTGATACGCGTGATCAGATAAGTACCAACCTTAATCTTAAAGGAACAGCCACCCCAGCTACACAAAGATTACGGGCGATCTTAAAGGGATTAAGCATACCTACCATTGAACCAGCTTCAAATGATCATGTTATTGCGCGTTCTTTTTATATTATGCCAGATTTTCCAGGTCTCTACCGTGGTTCACCTTTGTGGGTTGAATCATCATCAACAAATAAAAAAAACAAAAGTTCTCTTATCTCCGGTGATAATGTAAGTTCTCTTCTGATCACTGCGAATAACTTTGCCGGTGCTTGGGCATTAGATGAAAAAGGCATGTGGAAATACCCACTTATTCCCAACGATCCGATGCAACGTCTATGGTCATTTCGTGCAGGATTAAATATTGTTATATATGTGCTTACAGGAAATTATAAAGCTGATCAGGTTCATGTCCCAGCACTTTTAGAACGCTTTAAAAGAGAAAGAAGGCAATGA
- a CDS encoding L,D-transpeptidase has product MLSRRSFLIAAPLALVGCATRQSDMSFVSSQQTWHVPAEIQALYGPVTNEPYLLPAIDLSTIDPKFWRQRVIYYTSYKPGTLVIDMQQCFLYLIGENGEALRYGIGVGKEGLAFEGEGVVQRKRRWPNWAPTAAMMAREPERYGHLGQGMPPGPENPLGARALYLFKNGQDTLFRIHGSHESWSIGRAISSGCIRLLNQDIIDLYDRVPIGSRVVVLQDNASTFRVLSQKSNAYDPLQSTINSSEFF; this is encoded by the coding sequence GTGTTGTCTCGTCGTTCTTTTTTAATTGCTGCACCTTTGGCTTTGGTTGGATGTGCTACGCGCCAGTCAGATATGTCGTTTGTTTCTTCTCAACAAACTTGGCATGTTCCAGCAGAAATACAGGCCTTGTATGGTCCTGTAACAAATGAGCCCTATTTATTGCCTGCTATTGATCTTTCGACAATTGATCCAAAATTTTGGCGCCAAAGAGTGATTTATTATACATCTTATAAACCTGGGACATTGGTTATAGATATGCAGCAGTGTTTTCTTTACCTTATTGGTGAAAATGGAGAAGCTTTGCGTTACGGTATTGGGGTTGGTAAGGAAGGATTAGCGTTTGAAGGTGAAGGAGTTGTGCAACGCAAGCGCCGATGGCCGAATTGGGCTCCTACGGCGGCAATGATGGCTCGTGAACCAGAACGTTATGGTCATTTGGGACAAGGAATGCCACCAGGTCCCGAAAATCCATTGGGTGCACGGGCACTTTATCTTTTCAAAAATGGGCAGGATACACTTTTTCGCATTCATGGTTCACATGAGTCGTGGTCAATTGGTCGTGCCATTTCAAGTGGGTGTATTCGTTTACTTAATCAAGATATTATTGATCTTTATGATCGTGTTCCTATTGGTTCGCGTGTGGTGGTGTTGCAAGATAATGCAAGTACATTTCGTGTTCTAAGTCAAAAATCCAATGCTTATGATCCACTGCAATCAACCATTAATTCAAGTGAATTTTTCTAA